A single genomic interval of Pelagerythrobacter marensis harbors:
- a CDS encoding acyl-CoA dehydrogenase family protein: protein MAVLNEEQEMLRDMAREWATNESPVAAFRKVRASGDPEAFDRDAYGAMAQMGWSGIIVPEEHGGSDFGWLSAGLVVEELGKTLTASPLVATTLAAAAIVLGGSDEQKAKWLPRLASGETIGTLAIDEGPRHDPAKLSASVAGGKLSGTKAFVHEAHGADLFVVAAANGLYLVEKGDGVSLATRKLTDQRSHAQVTFDAAPADRLDSGGDSLLDDVLDRARILTACEMLGMAQAVFDMTLDYLKQRVQFNQVLATFQALQHRMADLFGNLAMMRSAVEGGLQALDSGFGIARAATIAKAEANRVLHTMSREGIQLHGGIGMTDEYDVGFYLKRARVLETSWGGTAYLRDHFAGTSGY from the coding sequence ATGGCGGTTCTCAACGAAGAACAGGAAATGCTGCGCGACATGGCGCGCGAATGGGCCACCAACGAAAGCCCGGTGGCGGCTTTCCGCAAGGTCCGCGCGAGCGGCGATCCCGAGGCGTTCGATCGCGACGCCTACGGCGCAATGGCGCAGATGGGCTGGAGCGGGATCATCGTGCCCGAGGAACACGGCGGGTCCGATTTCGGCTGGCTTTCGGCCGGCCTGGTGGTGGAGGAACTGGGCAAGACCCTGACGGCGAGCCCGCTGGTCGCCACCACGCTGGCCGCCGCGGCCATCGTGCTGGGCGGCAGCGACGAGCAGAAGGCGAAGTGGCTGCCCCGGCTCGCGAGCGGGGAGACGATCGGCACCCTGGCGATCGACGAAGGGCCGCGGCACGATCCGGCGAAGCTGTCGGCCAGCGTGGCGGGCGGCAAGCTGTCGGGCACCAAGGCTTTCGTCCACGAGGCGCACGGCGCCGACCTGTTCGTGGTCGCGGCGGCCAACGGCCTCTATCTGGTCGAGAAGGGCGACGGCGTCTCGCTCGCCACGCGCAAGCTGACCGACCAGCGCAGCCATGCGCAGGTGACCTTCGATGCGGCTCCGGCGGACAGGCTCGACAGCGGGGGCGACAGTCTGCTCGACGACGTGCTCGACCGCGCGCGCATTCTTACCGCGTGCGAGATGCTCGGCATGGCGCAGGCCGTGTTCGACATGACGCTCGACTATCTGAAGCAGCGCGTGCAGTTCAACCAGGTGCTCGCGACCTTCCAGGCGCTGCAGCATCGCATGGCCGACCTGTTCGGCAACCTTGCGATGATGCGCTCCGCGGTCGAGGGCGGGCTCCAGGCGCTCGACAGCGGCTTCGGCATCGCGCGCGCGGCGACCATCGCCAAGGCCGAAGCCAACCGCGTGCTGCATACGATGAGCCGCGAGGGGATCCAGCTCCACGGCGGGATCGGGATGACCGACGAATACGACGTCGGCTTCTATCTCAAGCGCGCGCGGGTGCTGGAAACGAGCTGGGGCGGCACCGCCTACTTGCGCGACCACTTCGCCGGGACGAGCGGCTACTGA
- a CDS encoding serine hydrolase domain-containing protein, which yields MIELADAEALGFDKGRLARIDTFLQENYIDTGRLPCAQIVVAREGRPVHYAHLGTLREDGTPMREDALFRIASMTKPVTSIAFMQLVEQCRVALEDPVTRVFPEFANLAVYAGGGGSIPFAPGSPAPPMRFVDLLTHMSGFTYGLQNRTNIDALYREHNLDFARDHLDSDGFVERLAQLPLEFAPGTGWNYSVSTDVLGIAVERLSGMRLGDYLAEHVFGPLGMTDTAFGAGDAGAERLADAYAYRPGKPPRMIDAGATSKLNRPGTFDSGGGGLVGTIADYQRFATMLANGGELDGARIVSPKTLRLMRTNHLPGGADLTEMSRSLFSESHNAGTGFGLGFAMVIDPARTLMPASEGEFYWGGAYSTAFFVDPVERVTMVFMTQLYPSSAYPIRRQLKTLIYAALSHSNA from the coding sequence ATGATCGAACTGGCGGATGCGGAGGCGCTCGGCTTCGACAAGGGGCGGCTGGCCCGCATCGACACCTTTCTGCAGGAAAACTATATCGACACCGGCCGTCTGCCCTGCGCGCAGATCGTGGTCGCGCGCGAGGGGCGCCCCGTGCACTACGCGCATCTGGGGACCTTGCGCGAAGACGGCACGCCGATGCGCGAGGATGCGCTGTTCCGCATCGCCAGCATGACCAAGCCGGTCACCTCGATCGCTTTCATGCAGCTGGTCGAACAGTGCCGCGTGGCGCTGGAGGACCCGGTCACCCGCGTGTTTCCCGAGTTCGCGAACCTCGCCGTCTATGCCGGCGGCGGCGGGTCGATCCCGTTCGCACCGGGAAGCCCGGCCCCGCCGATGCGTTTCGTCGACCTGCTGACACACATGTCGGGCTTCACCTACGGCCTGCAGAACCGCACCAACATCGATGCGCTTTACCGCGAGCACAATCTGGACTTCGCCCGCGACCACCTCGATTCCGATGGATTCGTGGAACGGCTGGCGCAGCTCCCGCTCGAGTTCGCGCCCGGGACCGGCTGGAACTATTCGGTATCGACCGACGTGCTGGGCATCGCGGTCGAGCGGCTCAGCGGAATGCGGCTCGGCGACTATCTTGCCGAGCACGTCTTCGGCCCGCTGGGCATGACCGACACCGCCTTCGGCGCCGGGGATGCGGGGGCGGAGCGGCTGGCCGACGCCTATGCCTATCGCCCGGGCAAGCCGCCGCGCATGATCGATGCGGGGGCGACCAGCAAGCTCAACCGCCCCGGCACTTTCGACAGCGGCGGGGGCGGACTGGTCGGCACGATCGCCGACTATCAGCGCTTCGCGACCATGCTGGCCAACGGCGGCGAGCTGGACGGCGCGCGAATCGTTTCGCCCAAGACGCTCCGCCTGATGCGGACCAACCACTTGCCCGGCGGGGCCGACCTGACCGAAATGTCGCGCAGCCTGTTTTCCGAATCGCACAACGCCGGGACCGGCTTCGGCCTGGGCTTCGCCATGGTGATCGATCCGGCACGGACGCTGATGCCCGCGAGCGAAGGCGAATTCTATTGGGGCGGTGCCTATTCGACCGCTTTCTTCGTCGATCCGGTAGAGCGCGTGACGATGGTGTTCATGACGCAGCTCTACCCCTCGTCCGCCTATCCCATCCGCCGCCAGCTCAAGACGCTGATCTATGCGGCGCTCAGCCACAGCAACGCCTGA
- a CDS encoding class I adenylate-forming enzyme family protein, with protein sequence MATQAKDLASAIGWTPPEGWPAISREECRKILTAPGQRFEMETVDIRGVPTRVWKNAPPNLRAIALLGRMYGPREFTIYEDERVTYDAWFRAVATLAHALQARGVQKGDRVAVAMRNLPEWPVAFFAAVTIGAICVPLNAWWTGPELAYGLSNSGTRVLICDDERWERIAPHRDECPELESVLVSRSDGPLDGAERLEDVIGAPGDYAGLPSAELPEVEIAPDDDATIFYTSGTTGNPKGALGTHRNLCTNILSSGYNAACAVLRRGEEIPEPAHKVGLTVIPLFHVTACSAGLMGNLAAGNTLIFMHKWDPIKAFEIIEREKVSVTGGVPTIAWQLIEHPARKDYDLSSIEAIAYGGAPAAPELVRKIREVFGALPGNGWGMTETMATVTGHSSEDYLNRPDSCGPPVAVADLKIMSEDGERELPTGEVGELWARGPMVVKGYWNNPEATAETFVDGWVRTGDLARLDEEGFCYIVDRAKDMIIRGGENIYSSEVENVLYDHPAVTDAALIGLPHPQLGEEPAAVVHLAPGARASEDELKAWVAARLAKFKVPVRIVFVEDTLPRNANGKILKKDLAVLFDGE encoded by the coding sequence ATGGCGACACAGGCAAAGGATCTCGCTTCGGCCATCGGCTGGACTCCGCCCGAAGGGTGGCCCGCGATCTCGCGCGAGGAGTGCCGGAAAATTCTCACGGCGCCGGGCCAGCGGTTCGAAATGGAAACGGTCGACATTCGCGGTGTGCCGACGCGCGTGTGGAAGAACGCGCCGCCGAACTTGCGCGCCATCGCGCTGCTCGGGCGGATGTACGGGCCCCGCGAGTTCACGATCTACGAGGACGAGCGCGTCACTTACGACGCCTGGTTCCGCGCGGTCGCCACGCTCGCCCATGCGCTGCAGGCGCGCGGGGTGCAGAAGGGCGACCGGGTCGCGGTCGCAATGCGCAACCTGCCCGAATGGCCGGTCGCCTTCTTCGCGGCGGTGACGATCGGCGCGATCTGCGTGCCGCTCAACGCCTGGTGGACCGGGCCGGAACTGGCCTATGGCCTGTCCAATTCGGGCACCCGCGTGCTCATCTGCGACGATGAGCGGTGGGAGCGGATCGCGCCGCACCGGGATGAATGCCCGGAGCTGGAAAGCGTGCTCGTTTCGCGCAGCGACGGCCCCCTGGACGGCGCCGAGCGGCTGGAGGATGTGATCGGGGCGCCGGGCGACTATGCCGGCCTGCCGTCCGCGGAACTGCCCGAAGTGGAGATCGCGCCGGACGACGATGCGACGATCTTCTACACCAGCGGCACGACCGGCAATCCCAAGGGCGCGCTGGGCACGCATCGCAACTTGTGCACCAATATCCTGTCCAGCGGCTATAACGCGGCCTGCGCCGTGCTCCGCCGGGGCGAGGAAATCCCCGAGCCGGCGCACAAAGTCGGCCTCACCGTGATACCGCTGTTTCACGTTACGGCCTGCTCGGCCGGGCTGATGGGCAACCTGGCGGCGGGCAACACGCTGATCTTCATGCACAAGTGGGACCCGATCAAGGCGTTCGAGATCATCGAGCGCGAAAAGGTCAGCGTCACCGGCGGCGTTCCCACGATCGCCTGGCAGCTGATCGAGCATCCGGCGCGCAAGGACTACGACCTCTCCAGCATAGAGGCGATCGCCTATGGCGGCGCGCCCGCCGCGCCCGAGCTGGTGCGCAAGATTCGCGAGGTGTTCGGCGCGCTGCCCGGCAACGGCTGGGGCATGACCGAAACGATGGCCACGGTGACCGGCCATTCGAGCGAGGACTATCTCAACCGGCCCGACAGCTGCGGCCCGCCGGTCGCGGTCGCCGACCTCAAGATCATGAGCGAGGATGGCGAGCGCGAGCTGCCGACCGGCGAAGTGGGCGAGCTGTGGGCCCGCGGGCCGATGGTGGTGAAAGGATACTGGAACAATCCCGAAGCGACCGCCGAGACGTTCGTCGACGGTTGGGTCAGGACCGGAGACCTCGCGCGGCTGGACGAGGAGGGCTTCTGCTATATCGTCGACCGCGCGAAGGACATGATCATTCGCGGCGGGGAAAACATCTACTCGTCCGAGGTGGAGAACGTCCTTTACGATCATCCGGCGGTGACCGACGCCGCGCTGATCGGCCTGCCCCATCCGCAATTGGGGGAGGAGCCGGCGGCGGTCGTCCATCTGGCCCCGGGCGCCCGGGCGAGCGAAGACGAACTGAAGGCCTGGGTCGCAGCCCGGCTGGCGAAGTTCAAGGTCCCCGTGCGGATCGTCTTCGTCGAAGATACCCTGCCGCGCAACGCCAACGGCAAGATCCTGAAGAAAGATCTGGCCGTGCTCTTCGACGGGGAATAG
- a CDS encoding acetyl-CoA C-acyltransferase, with protein sequence MRDAVIVSTARTPLAKAMRGAFNATHAVQLGAWSVAAAVERAGVAGSEIDDVVMGAANQQGQQGFNMGRQVALRAGLPVEVAGMTIDRQCSSGLMAIATAAKQIIVDRMDICVAGGVESITAIRSGQQNTQRDEELLKMHPDIYMPMIGTAEVVAKRYGISREAQDEYSLQSQQRTAAAQEAGRFDDEIVPVTTTMHVTDKETGAVSQREVTIAMDDCNRPDTTLEGLAKLQPVMGEGHTVTAGNASQLSDGSAASVLMEAEVARARGLEPLGRYVGMAVAGAKPDEMGIGPVFAIPRLLERFGLSMDDIGLWELNEAFAVQVLYCRDKLGIPNDRLNVDGGSISIGHPFGMTGARCVGHALIEGRRRGVKHVVVTMCVGGGMGAAGLFEVL encoded by the coding sequence ATGCGCGACGCCGTGATCGTGTCCACTGCCCGTACGCCCCTGGCCAAGGCGATGCGCGGTGCCTTCAACGCCACCCATGCCGTGCAGCTCGGCGCCTGGTCGGTCGCCGCCGCGGTCGAGCGGGCGGGGGTCGCCGGCAGCGAGATCGACGATGTCGTCATGGGCGCGGCCAACCAGCAGGGGCAGCAGGGGTTCAATATGGGCCGCCAGGTGGCCCTGCGCGCCGGCCTGCCGGTCGAAGTCGCGGGGATGACGATCGACCGCCAGTGCTCGTCCGGCCTGATGGCGATCGCCACGGCGGCCAAGCAGATCATCGTCGACCGGATGGATATTTGCGTCGCGGGCGGGGTCGAATCGATCACCGCGATCCGCTCCGGCCAGCAGAACACGCAGCGCGACGAAGAGCTGCTGAAAATGCACCCCGACATCTATATGCCGATGATCGGCACGGCGGAGGTGGTCGCGAAACGCTATGGCATAAGCCGCGAGGCGCAGGACGAATATTCGCTCCAGTCGCAGCAGCGGACCGCCGCGGCGCAGGAGGCCGGCCGGTTCGACGACGAGATCGTGCCGGTGACGACGACGATGCACGTGACCGACAAGGAAACGGGCGCTGTCAGCCAGCGCGAAGTGACGATCGCCATGGACGACTGCAACCGGCCCGACACCACGCTGGAAGGGCTGGCAAAGCTGCAGCCGGTAATGGGCGAGGGGCACACCGTCACCGCGGGCAATGCCAGCCAGCTTTCCGACGGCTCGGCCGCCTCGGTCCTGATGGAAGCCGAAGTGGCCAGGGCCCGGGGGCTGGAACCGCTGGGCCGCTATGTCGGAATGGCCGTAGCCGGGGCCAAGCCCGATGAAATGGGAATCGGCCCGGTCTTCGCCATTCCCCGCCTGCTCGAGCGTTTCGGGTTGTCGATGGACGACATCGGGTTGTGGGAATTGAACGAGGCGTTCGCGGTCCAGGTCCTCTATTGCCGCGACAAGCTCGGCATTCCCAACGATCGCCTCAACGTCGACGGAGGGTCCATTTCCATCGGTCACCCCTTCGGCATGACGGGGGCGCGCTGCGTCGGCCACGCGCTGATCGAAGGGCGGCGGCGCGGGGTGAAGCATGTGGTTGTGACAATGTGCGTCGGCGGCGGCATGGGCGCCGCCGGCCTGTTCGAGGTGCTCTGA
- a CDS encoding MFS transporter: MSASRAAPADPPASATDAADAPPITLATRVSYGAGAMANGIKGAAFSSYLMLYFNQVVGVPAAIVGTALACTLLVDAIVDPFLGRWADVTRSRWGRRHPFMYAAAIPTTVFFFLTWFPPEGLSHIQLGFWIFAFAAATRAAISAFEINASAMAPELTGDYTERTRLFSLRYWFGYAGAYGFTAFSLAFIFIESDAYPRGQLNPDSYVNFAALGAALIFLAILVCAAGTHNRVPWMRQADGQAGDPGMPVREHLREMFAAFRNRAFLSIFGFGVFKYTAIGLYSATTLYFGTYLFKLNTAQLALLTLDSFVAATLAAPLAPIFSRWFGKRTSSMVFAVLGVSIGLSPLLLSLFGLFFVPGDTLLVPVLFAIGAIYGAMVAISLINTSAMLADVVEDSAVETGRHAAGTFFSASSFMQQCSNALGIFVAGQVLALAEFPERADPDTIPRPVVDSLLLHYIPTSISLWTIGALILLFYPITRARHERNIEILRAREAEAREQEQRDAALGGPAR, translated from the coding sequence ATGAGCGCGAGCCGCGCCGCCCCCGCCGATCCTCCGGCGAGCGCGACCGATGCCGCAGACGCGCCGCCGATCACGCTCGCCACCCGCGTCAGCTACGGCGCGGGCGCAATGGCCAACGGGATCAAGGGCGCGGCATTCTCCAGCTACCTGATGCTCTATTTCAACCAGGTGGTCGGGGTGCCGGCAGCCATCGTCGGCACCGCGCTCGCCTGCACCCTGCTGGTCGATGCGATCGTCGACCCGTTCCTCGGCCGCTGGGCGGACGTCACGCGGTCGCGCTGGGGCCGGCGCCATCCGTTCATGTATGCCGCAGCGATCCCGACCACGGTATTCTTCTTCCTCACCTGGTTCCCGCCCGAGGGGCTGAGCCATATCCAGCTCGGCTTCTGGATTTTCGCCTTCGCCGCCGCCACCCGCGCCGCGATCAGCGCATTCGAGATCAACGCTTCGGCCATGGCGCCCGAGCTGACCGGCGATTATACCGAACGGACGCGGCTGTTCTCGCTGCGTTACTGGTTCGGCTACGCCGGTGCCTACGGCTTCACCGCGTTCTCGCTGGCGTTCATTTTCATCGAAAGCGACGCCTACCCGCGCGGGCAGCTCAACCCCGACAGCTATGTCAACTTCGCCGCACTGGGCGCGGCGCTGATTTTCCTGGCGATCCTGGTCTGTGCGGCGGGCACGCACAACCGGGTGCCGTGGATGCGGCAGGCGGACGGGCAGGCCGGCGATCCGGGAATGCCGGTGCGCGAGCACTTGCGCGAAATGTTCGCCGCTTTCCGCAACCGCGCGTTCCTCTCGATCTTCGGCTTCGGCGTATTCAAGTACACCGCGATCGGGCTTTACAGCGCGACCACGCTCTATTTCGGGACTTATCTGTTCAAGCTCAACACGGCGCAGCTCGCGCTGCTGACGCTGGACAGTTTCGTGGCCGCGACGCTGGCGGCGCCGCTGGCGCCGATCTTCTCCCGCTGGTTCGGCAAGCGCACGAGTTCGATGGTCTTCGCCGTGCTGGGCGTCTCGATCGGGCTCAGCCCCCTGCTGCTCAGCCTGTTCGGGCTGTTCTTCGTCCCCGGCGACACCCTGCTGGTGCCGGTGCTGTTCGCGATCGGGGCGATTTACGGCGCGATGGTCGCCATCTCGCTGATCAACACCAGCGCAATGCTCGCGGACGTGGTGGAAGACAGCGCGGTCGAAACCGGCCGGCACGCGGCCGGCACGTTCTTTTCCGCCTCCAGCTTCATGCAGCAATGTTCCAACGCGCTGGGCATTTTCGTCGCCGGGCAGGTCCTTGCGCTGGCCGAATTTCCCGAACGGGCGGATCCCGACACGATACCCCGGCCAGTGGTCGACAGCCTGCTGTTGCATTATATCCCGACGTCCATTTCGCTCTGGACGATTGGCGCGCTGATCCTGCTGTTCTATCCGATCACCCGCGCCCGGCACGAACGGAATATCGAAATTCTTCGCGCGCGCGAAGCCGAGGCGCGCGAACAGGAGCAACGCGACGCGGCCCTGGGGGGGCCCGCCCGATAA
- a CDS encoding acyl-CoA dehydrogenase family protein, whose translation MATQPDVKAPGADDAFREEVRQFLADNFPPELKGKGNALAGVDGPTQESDAQRKWREAMGERGWGTPTWPREYGGGGLTRRQARILDEEMARAGAYNPIGGMGVMMFGPTLLEYGSEAQKKEHIPPICRGEIRWCQGYSEPNAGSDLANLQTTAEDKGDHYLVNGQKTWTSGGQWADKCFCLVRTDKSDKHRGISFLLIDMDAPGVEVRPIQMISGMSPFCETFFTDVKVPKENLVGEEGQGWTIGKRLLQHERTNLSGGGSLARMMGASLSDLAKKYLETDESGAIADKVLRDRIADFEIRWSAFLLTARRAAEESKAAGGVSEISSVLKKLGTKLGQERAELMIEIMGFQGLGWEGEGFSEAELAGVRAWLFGKATTIYGGSTEIQNNIIAKRVLGMLDHQ comes from the coding sequence ATGGCCACCCAGCCCGATGTAAAAGCCCCCGGCGCGGACGACGCCTTCCGCGAGGAAGTGCGCCAGTTCCTGGCCGACAACTTCCCGCCCGAGTTGAAAGGCAAGGGCAACGCGCTCGCCGGTGTCGACGGGCCGACGCAGGAAAGCGACGCCCAGCGCAAGTGGCGCGAGGCGATGGGCGAACGCGGATGGGGCACGCCCACCTGGCCGCGCGAATACGGCGGCGGCGGGCTGACCCGGCGCCAGGCGCGGATTCTGGACGAGGAAATGGCCCGCGCGGGCGCCTACAACCCGATCGGCGGGATGGGCGTGATGATGTTCGGCCCCACGCTGCTCGAATACGGCAGCGAAGCGCAGAAGAAGGAACATATCCCGCCCATCTGCCGGGGGGAGATCCGCTGGTGCCAGGGCTATAGCGAACCCAATGCCGGCTCCGACCTCGCCAATCTGCAGACGACGGCCGAGGACAAGGGCGATCACTATCTGGTAAACGGGCAGAAGACCTGGACCAGCGGCGGCCAGTGGGCCGACAAGTGCTTCTGCCTCGTGCGCACCGACAAGAGCGACAAACATCGCGGGATCAGCTTCCTGCTGATCGACATGGACGCACCGGGCGTCGAAGTCCGCCCGATCCAGATGATCAGCGGGATGAGCCCGTTTTGCGAAACGTTCTTCACCGACGTGAAAGTGCCGAAGGAAAACCTGGTCGGCGAAGAAGGCCAGGGCTGGACCATCGGCAAGCGGCTTCTCCAGCACGAACGCACCAATCTTTCGGGCGGCGGCAGCCTGGCCCGGATGATGGGCGCGAGCCTTTCCGACCTGGCGAAGAAATATCTCGAAACCGACGAAAGCGGGGCGATCGCCGACAAGGTGCTGCGCGACCGCATTGCCGATTTCGAAATCCGCTGGAGCGCCTTCCTGCTCACCGCCCGGCGCGCGGCGGAAGAGAGCAAGGCCGCCGGCGGAGTCTCCGAAATCAGCTCCGTGCTCAAGAAGCTGGGCACGAAGCTGGGCCAGGAACGGGCCGAACTCATGATCGAGATCATGGGTTTTCAGGGCTTGGGCTGGGAAGGCGAAGGCTTCTCGGAAGCCGAGCTGGCCGGCGTGCGCGCCTGGCTCTTCGGCAAGGCGACGACGATCTACGGCGGTTCGACCGAGATCCAGAACAACATCATCGCCAAGCGCGTGCTTGGCATGCTCGACCATCAGTAA
- a CDS encoding TetR/AcrR family transcriptional regulator: MASKSAETRRFGEKRQAIIHAASVLINEVGVKATTLSDVARAIGLNATSITYYFSRKEQLVVAVYEATLDLMGRIAVDALAEPDPPARLRRYIDEHVALRTRIRRGEKGLVTALSEIRTLDPAAQAPLLARYREIVGHVRRFFGEPQSDRAHALFSARAHVLLEAMMWWPVWSLRYSTLDFPRVSERMFDILAHGIPARPGEWRPRPLDNGDWRTRDEAKPSQNDEFLRAATVMINQRGYRGASVNRIARSLNVTKGSFYHHHDAKDDLVLACFQRSYDRLSAVQMAGQTIDADYWTRLSSVLGELLDVQFFDAMPLLRTTALQALDSDHKVDVVTRSNRLARRFAGMLIDGVADGSVRPIDPLVASQVIMSTLNGAYEARNWADRFGDPELAIRTYVSTLSAGLLAPVE; the protein is encoded by the coding sequence ATGGCGAGCAAGAGTGCGGAAACGAGACGGTTCGGCGAGAAGCGCCAGGCCATCATCCATGCTGCATCGGTGCTGATCAACGAGGTGGGGGTCAAGGCGACCACCCTGTCGGACGTGGCGCGTGCCATCGGGCTGAACGCCACCAGCATCACCTATTACTTCTCGCGCAAGGAACAGCTCGTCGTTGCCGTGTACGAGGCGACGCTGGACCTTATGGGGCGGATCGCCGTCGATGCCCTGGCCGAGCCCGATCCCCCCGCGCGCCTGCGCCGCTATATCGACGAACATGTCGCGCTGCGCACCCGCATCCGCCGCGGGGAGAAAGGGCTGGTTACTGCCCTGTCCGAGATTCGCACGCTCGATCCCGCCGCCCAGGCGCCGCTCCTCGCGCGCTATCGCGAGATCGTGGGCCATGTGCGCCGCTTTTTCGGAGAGCCGCAATCGGATCGCGCGCACGCGCTGTTTTCCGCCCGGGCCCATGTCCTGCTGGAGGCGATGATGTGGTGGCCGGTCTGGTCGCTGCGCTATTCCACGCTCGACTTCCCGCGTGTGAGCGAGCGCATGTTCGACATCCTCGCCCACGGCATCCCTGCCAGGCCCGGCGAGTGGCGCCCGCGTCCGCTCGACAACGGCGACTGGCGCACGCGAGACGAGGCGAAGCCGAGCCAGAACGACGAATTCCTGCGCGCCGCGACGGTGATGATCAACCAGCGCGGCTATCGCGGCGCCTCGGTCAATCGCATCGCCCGGTCGCTGAACGTGACCAAGGGCAGTTTCTACCACCATCACGATGCCAAGGACGATCTCGTCCTCGCCTGTTTCCAGCGCAGTTACGACCGGCTTTCGGCAGTGCAGATGGCCGGACAGACCATCGATGCCGATTACTGGACCCGGCTTTCCAGCGTGCTGGGGGAGCTGCTGGATGTGCAGTTCTTCGATGCCATGCCCCTGCTGCGCACGACCGCGCTCCAGGCGCTCGACAGCGATCACAAAGTCGACGTCGTGACCCGCTCCAACCGGCTCGCGCGCCGCTTTGCCGGAATGCTGATCGACGGGGTGGCCGACGGATCGGTGCGGCCGATCGACCCGCTGGTGGCCAGCCAGGTGATCATGTCCACCCTCAACGGCGCGTACGAGGCGCGCAACTGGGCGGACCGTTTCGGCGATCCCGAACTGGCGATCCGCACCTATGTCTCGACGCTTTCGGCCGGATTGCTCGCCCCGGTCGAATGA
- a CDS encoding MFS transporter: MGPDRDSEDDDASAGARERALAEHARFVDANLKRNFRANFIHGVLGMTGFRLIYAPTIIPAYLMLLTGSAAAVGLGTALLQLGATISPIASGARIEHRSHILPYAIRVGSLMRLMILALALAGWLLTGDVLLLVTFGCFLLLGFFSGAQRVAFQMLMSKLIPIRKRGRLQGYRNFAGGLIAAVLAWVAGNWFIADEWLGNGYATTFLFAFVLTSAGLVVLKTMIREPAAPMARPRMPIRDRIREFPQLLADRDFANFLGVHSLATMARVGAPFWTVYAGTLLGLDGALVGGLSFMFLGSDTVSNIVWGPMGDRFGFRIVYALSLLCSIGGVALLVAAETAPPVYAAFMLLGFGGSGWMLAASTMVLEFGSAEDIPMRLAFATTVEGAIAAGGPIVAGLLVATWGFAPLFVLVFATLAAALLVLMLRVREPRNRAQG; this comes from the coding sequence TTGGGGCCGGATCGCGATAGCGAAGACGACGATGCATCGGCCGGCGCCCGGGAACGGGCGCTGGCCGAACATGCGCGGTTCGTCGATGCCAATCTGAAGCGGAACTTCCGCGCCAATTTCATCCACGGCGTGCTGGGCATGACCGGCTTCCGCCTGATCTACGCCCCGACGATCATTCCCGCCTACCTGATGCTGCTGACCGGCAGCGCGGCCGCGGTCGGGCTCGGCACCGCGTTGCTGCAACTCGGCGCGACGATCAGCCCGATCGCCAGCGGCGCGCGGATCGAGCATCGCAGCCATATCCTGCCTTACGCGATCCGGGTCGGCTCGCTGATGCGGCTGATGATCCTCGCGCTCGCGCTGGCAGGCTGGCTCCTGACCGGCGATGTCCTGCTGCTCGTCACCTTCGGATGCTTCCTGTTGCTCGGGTTCTTTTCCGGTGCGCAGCGGGTCGCCTTCCAGATGTTGATGAGCAAGCTCATCCCCATCCGCAAGCGCGGCCGGCTCCAGGGCTATCGCAACTTCGCCGGCGGACTGATCGCCGCCGTCCTCGCCTGGGTTGCGGGCAACTGGTTCATTGCCGACGAATGGCTGGGCAACGGCTACGCCACGACCTTTCTGTTCGCTTTCGTGCTCACCAGCGCCGGGCTGGTCGTGCTCAAGACGATGATCCGCGAGCCGGCCGCCCCGATGGCCCGCCCGCGAATGCCGATCCGCGACCGGATCAGGGAATTCCCGCAGCTTCTCGCCGATCGCGACTTCGCCAATTTCCTGGGCGTGCACAGCCTGGCCACGATGGCCCGCGTCGGGGCGCCGTTCTGGACCGTCTATGCGGGCACCCTGCTCGGCCTCGACGGTGCGCTGGTCGGCGGGCTGAGCTTCATGTTTCTCGGCTCGGACACGGTTTCCAACATCGTCTGGGGCCCGATGGGCGACCGGTTCGGCTTCCGCATCGTCTATGCCCTGTCGTTGCTCTGCTCGATCGGCGGGGTTGCGCTGCTGGTCGCCGCCGAAACCGCGCCCCCGGTCTACGCCGCCTTCATGCTGCTGGGCTTCGGCGGATCGGGCTGGATGCTGGCCGCGAGCACGATGGTGCTGGAATTCGGTTCGGCCGAGGACATCCCGATGCGGCTTGCCTTCGCGACCACGGTGGAGGGCGCGATTGCGGCCGGCGGGCCGATCGTGGCCGGGCTGCTGGTGGCGACCTGGGGATTCGCCCCGCTGTTCGTGCTGGTCTTCGCTACGCTGGCGGCGGCGCTGCTCGTGCTGATGCTGCGCGTGCGCGAGCCGCGAAACCGCGCGCAGGGCTGA